One part of the Rutidosis leptorrhynchoides isolate AG116_Rl617_1_P2 chromosome 1, CSIRO_AGI_Rlap_v1, whole genome shotgun sequence genome encodes these proteins:
- the LOC139874205 gene encoding peroxisome biogenesis protein 16 isoform X1: MEAYKRWVRRNKEYVHSLESLANGLTWLLPERFSESEIVPKAVTSILGIVTAVNEHIIETTPTAPSHMQTRPPEPSSFPYSLCLNLLKDLETLVEVVAQHLYGDDNKWNFIAVTEATKVLARLAFLRNSGYKMLLHGGETLNDGKYPNDANQQQTRRHLSRQGRNGNFTPEGRALSAMSRFGENARILSDPTWFRRAEHHQRAIMELPETSVKKPTLSSFLSEKGVHGVLLLMGEVMFIARPLVYVLLIRKYGFRSWLPWFASLTVDLIGMTSSTTLLLGDKDRHHRLSNPEKDELRRRKLLLALYLMRDPCFSRYTRQKLESTEKLLEHVPIVGFLTAKLIELLVGAQTRYTYMSGS; this comes from the exons ATGGAAGCTTATAAGAGATGGGTTCGAAGGAACAAGGAGTATGTTCATTCTTTAGAGTCTCTTGCTAAT GGATTGACATGGCTTCTTCCTGAGAGATTTTCTGAGTCAGAAATTGTACCAAAAGCAG TCACGTCAATATTGGGTATAGTGACGGCTGTCAACGAGCATATAATTGAAACAACTCCAACTGCTCCATCCCATATGCAGACACGACCTCCGGAACCTTCTTCTTTTCCGTATTCGTTGTGTTTGAATTTGTTGAAAGACTTGGAAACTTTGGTTGAAGTGGTCGCCCAACACTTGTACGGTGATGATAATAAATGGAATTTCATCGCTGTTACAGAGGCCACAAA GGTTCTAGCTAGACTTGCGTTCCTGCGCAATAGTGGGTACAAGATGCTGTTGCATGGAGGAGAGACATTAAACGATGGAAAATATCCAAATGATGCTAACCAACAGCAAACACGTCGACATTTATCGCGTCAGGGACGAAATGGTAATTTCACTCCCGAAGGACGGGCTCTGTCTGCAATGAGTAGGTTCGGAGAAAATGCTAGAATTCTTTCTGATCCAACATGGTTTCGCAGGGCCGAACATCATCAACGTGCAATTATGGAGCTTCCAG AAACCAGTGTTAAGAAACCTACGCTATCGAGTTTCTTGTCCGAGAAAGGTGTTCATGGGGTCTTATTGTTAATGGGGGAAGTAATGTTCATTGCAAGACCACTAGTTTATGTTTTGTTGATAAGAAAATATGGGTTCCGATCATGGCTTCCTTGGTTTGCGTCTTTGACCGTTGACCTCATTGGTATGACTTCATCGACAACGTTATTGCTTGGTGATAAAGATCGGCATCACCGTCTATCTAATCCCGAGAAGGATGAG TTAAGAAGACGAAAATTATTGTTGGCACTTTACCTCATGAGAGATCCATGCTTTAGCAGATACACACG GCAAAAATTAGAAAGTACCGAGAAATTGTTGGAGCATGTCCCTATTGTCGGGTTCCTTACAG CAAAGTTGATCGAGCTTTTGGTTGGAGCCCAAACACGTTACACATACATGTCAGGTTCTTGA
- the LOC139874205 gene encoding peroxisome biogenesis protein 16 isoform X2 — MQTRPPEPSSFPYSLCLNLLKDLETLVEVVAQHLYGDDNKWNFIAVTEATKVLARLAFLRNSGYKMLLHGGETLNDGKYPNDANQQQTRRHLSRQGRNGNFTPEGRALSAMSRFGENARILSDPTWFRRAEHHQRAIMELPETSVKKPTLSSFLSEKGVHGVLLLMGEVMFIARPLVYVLLIRKYGFRSWLPWFASLTVDLIGMTSSTTLLLGDKDRHHRLSNPEKDELRRRKLLLALYLMRDPCFSRYTRQKLESTEKLLEHVPIVGFLTAKLIELLVGAQTRYTYMSGS; from the exons ATGCAGACACGACCTCCGGAACCTTCTTCTTTTCCGTATTCGTTGTGTTTGAATTTGTTGAAAGACTTGGAAACTTTGGTTGAAGTGGTCGCCCAACACTTGTACGGTGATGATAATAAATGGAATTTCATCGCTGTTACAGAGGCCACAAA GGTTCTAGCTAGACTTGCGTTCCTGCGCAATAGTGGGTACAAGATGCTGTTGCATGGAGGAGAGACATTAAACGATGGAAAATATCCAAATGATGCTAACCAACAGCAAACACGTCGACATTTATCGCGTCAGGGACGAAATGGTAATTTCACTCCCGAAGGACGGGCTCTGTCTGCAATGAGTAGGTTCGGAGAAAATGCTAGAATTCTTTCTGATCCAACATGGTTTCGCAGGGCCGAACATCATCAACGTGCAATTATGGAGCTTCCAG AAACCAGTGTTAAGAAACCTACGCTATCGAGTTTCTTGTCCGAGAAAGGTGTTCATGGGGTCTTATTGTTAATGGGGGAAGTAATGTTCATTGCAAGACCACTAGTTTATGTTTTGTTGATAAGAAAATATGGGTTCCGATCATGGCTTCCTTGGTTTGCGTCTTTGACCGTTGACCTCATTGGTATGACTTCATCGACAACGTTATTGCTTGGTGATAAAGATCGGCATCACCGTCTATCTAATCCCGAGAAGGATGAG TTAAGAAGACGAAAATTATTGTTGGCACTTTACCTCATGAGAGATCCATGCTTTAGCAGATACACACG GCAAAAATTAGAAAGTACCGAGAAATTGTTGGAGCATGTCCCTATTGTCGGGTTCCTTACAG CAAAGTTGATCGAGCTTTTGGTTGGAGCCCAAACACGTTACACATACATGTCAGGTTCTTGA